The following coding sequences are from one Anopheles bellator chromosome X, idAnoBellAS_SP24_06.2, whole genome shotgun sequence window:
- the LOC131213222 gene encoding arginine/serine-rich protein PNISR-like — translation MNSHTGSRPGRVPPVASIYNVAVPTLPGLLFGECDVESGFPLADTKWATFNPSLYQNMDNDQVDWGALAQQWIQMREAMPIVTSVPGMLPPGSILNDGCSYPPPPRIIAYEEQGEAPMEVEKDDDQSANLPLPPMPPPPIICGHDWDGKWQTESITQQSSTSPKGWSPEGGTVAWEGASIASDVASNATSNHASPDRVVSKKKTFPSSTTASSSSASSVRQSAGMKERWQTKSGHSYPSEHQGKRVRSRFLMDASTERGPGTKMGVEPKPRLPGLMDHAIKFSETTRSDTLAVKKGSVIESAGTLNDAKRKLLPAWIREGLEKMEKDKQRKMERTQLLRRTDENDALSEQRCLTDTESPEAEFPCYPEPDIIQPSEKSPACVSSAAVQKQPKLTEAGESKKCVESDVRTTRAQQLKESMRTILTNILLEVTNEEIVRIAKETHVKLQRKVIPAQTRRTETGRVTCIGGVGLVVYGDSDEEEEDCNELVNDRKTDENPENERDDKNSDSDEPPDDTFSDATIEQYLQKRIRRKQREFQPIASKIEQCLEEENLAESRGQLEVAGKREANQPMAYKIECTKNDNGVGNVVSDESAEVDTYRVQERHGTTDLANGTNKDREAITKVTGRPKDAERKRHNKRISRFSNPRDTVRQTHVTHVSIMPSTKPTTISSTEIENGDGNFGESNHQLQHHQLLHPERLPSSTGIQRNPVSNAIDFLPTCYDAAQLPKCQENTSKSSGRPAATAGILWSIESTLKLSSDGSGPSNGSGQNSSKARSVSHERKETSGHRPGEVLGESEQLHAGNTQASGSVLSLSSASMVSDRGRSRRHRSRSTVSSRSSSSRSGHCSGSNRSGRSRQRSRRSRSHSLHSSSSSTKNPPPQKCTANPATSRHGHSHLYRDAEVKKTSSSQSHGSQRYRDEKHNRDRSHSRSRHLRRSRSPSKYTSSSRRKH, via the exons ATGAATTCGCACACTGGTTCGCGCCCCGGGCGGGTACCGCCGGTGGCGTCAATATACAATGTTGCAGTACCAACCTTGCCCGGTCTCCTGTTCGGTGAGTGCGACGTTGAGAGTGGTTTCCCACTGGCGGACACCAAGTGGGCAACTTTCAACCCATCGCTCTATCAAAACATGGACAATGACCAAGTGGACTGGGGTGCTCTGGCCCAACAATGGATACAAATGCGGGAAGCGATGCCAATCGTCACATCTGTCCCGGGAATGTTGCCACCCGGCAGTATTCTCAATGATGGTTGTAGCTATCCACCGCCGCCTCGTATAATCGCGTACGAAGAGCAAGGCGAGGCGCCAATGGAAGTGGAAAAAGATGACGACCAGTCCGCCAATCTGCCGCTGCCTCCAATGCCTCCACCGCCTATCATTTGTGGTCACGATTGGGATGGTAAATGGCAGACCGAGTCGATCACGCAGCAATCTAGCACCAGCCCAAAAGGATGGTCCCCGGAAGGAGGCACTGTTGCCTGGGAAGGTGCGTCCATCGCATCGGATGTCGCATCAAACGCAACTTCGAACCACGCATCGCCTGACCGCGTGGTtagcaagaaaaaaacattcccCAGCTCCACCACTGCATCATCGTCGAGTGCGTCATCCGTTAGGCAATCAGCGGGGATGAAGGAGCGCTGGCAGACCAAGTCCGGTCACAGCTATCCATCCGAACATCAGGGTAAACGTGTGAGAAGCCGGTTTCTCATGGATGCGTCCACTGAACGAGGTCCAGGAACGAAAATGGGCGTGGAACCTAAACCCAGGCTGCCCGGGCTGATGGATCACGCAATCAAATTCAGCGAAACGACCCGAAGTGACACATTGGCTGTGAAAAAGGGTTCTGTGATCGAATCGGCAGGGACGCTCAATGATGCCAAGCGCAAATTACTACCAGCGTGGATTCGCGAGGGCCTTGAAAAGATGGAGAAGGACAAGCAACGCAAAATGGAGCGAACACAGCTGCTTAGGCGAACCGACGAAAACGACGCGCTCAGCGAACAACGATGCCTTACGGATACCGAAAGTCCGGAAGCAGAATTTCCATGTTACCCTGAA CCGGACATCATTCAGCCGTCAGAAAAATCACCTGCGTGCGTTTCTTCTGCTGCCGTACAGAAGCAACCAAAGTTAACCGAAGCTGGTGAATCGAAGAAATGTGTCGAGTCGGATGTTCGTACCACGCGTGCCCAACAGCTG AAGGAATCGATGCGTACTATACTGACAAATATTTTACTCGAGGTGACAAACGAAGAAATTGTACGCATAGCCAAAGAAACTCACGTCAAGTTGCAGCGTAAAG TTATACCAGCGCAAACGCGACGTACCGAAACCGGTCGAGTCACATGCATCGGAGGAGTTG GTCTTGTAGTTTATGGCGATAgtgacgaggaggaggaagactGCAATGAGCTGGTGAATGATCGAAAGACTGATGAAAATCCTGAAAATGAGCGGGACGATAAAAATAGTGATAGCGATGAGCCGCCGGACGATACTTTTTCCGATGCGACCATTGAGCAATACCTCCAG AAACGAATACGCAGGAAGCAACGTGAGTTTCAACCAATTGCTTCCAAAATTGAACAATGTCTGGAAGAGGAAAATCTTGCGGAAAGTCGCGGCCAGTTGGAAGTGGCCGGCAAGAGGGAAGCAAACCAGCCCATGGCGTATAAAATCGAGTGCACGAAGAACGACAATGGCGTGGGGAATGTCGTCAGCGACGAAAGCGCCGAGGTGGATACATATCGGGTGCAGGAGCGTCACGGTACCACCGATCTAGCGAATGGCACCAACAAAGACCGCGAAGCTATCACCAAGGTTACGGGTCGACCAAAAGACG CAGAGCGTAAGCGACACAATAAGCGGATATCGCGTTTTAGCAATCCGCGGGATACCGTCCGGCAGACACACGTAACGCACGTTTCGATTATGCCCTCGACGAAACCTACGACCATCAGCTCtacggaaattgaaaacggtgATGGTAATTTTGGCGAATCGAACCATCAACTCCAACATCACCAGCTGCTCCATCCCGAACGATTACCATCGTCCACAGGTATCCAGCGCAATCCAGTGTCCAATGCCATCGACTTCCTGCCGACATGCTATGATGCCGCACAGTTACCAAAGTGCCAGGAAAACACGAGCAAATCTTCTGGGCGACCAGCTGCCACGGCTGGGATACTGTGGTCAATCGAATCTACTCTTAAACTGAGCTCCGATGGTAGCGGTCCGTCCAATGGATCTGGGCAAAATTCTTCGAAAGCTCGGTCTGTTAGTcacgaacgaaaggaaacgagTGGTCATCGTCCTGGGGAAGTACTTGGTGAGAGTGAACAATTACATGCTGGGAACACCCAAGCTTCGGGTTCGGTGCTCTCGTTGTCATCAGCATCGATGGTGAGTGACCGTGGGCGGtcacgccgccaccgttcccgGTCGACCGTTTCGTCTAGATCGTCTAGTTCGCGATCGGGTCATTGTTCTGGATCAAACCGTTCCGGTAGATCACGTCAACGGTCTCGTCGTTCCCGCTCTCATTCCCTACactcctcgtcgtcatcgacgaAGAACCCACCACCACAGAAATGCACCGCAAATCCGGCAACATCGCGACACGGCCATTCACATCTTTATCGCGACGCCGAGGTGAAGAAAACTTCTTCGTCACAATCTCACGGCTCACAGCGTTACCGTGACGAAAAGCACAACCGCGATCGGAGCCATTCGCGGTCACGCCACTTGCGCCGTTCCCGATCCCCATCGAAGTATACTTCCAGTTCTCGCCGCAAACATTGA
- the LOC131213220 gene encoding uncharacterized protein LOC131213220 has product MMRQLCSLCRLVLQASRKHAKPLILITSFVVFVWLILDTVHRPEFVRQNNPPTGDTDRWDETNVHHFLTLLDIDPNATASKADCWPPTSGGMLVSAFAGSSLVENLWHYFSLIAVIANLRTMAPSGYTVQGLLTRSARDQLRQMFVSIPYVVIDERTFDCYDLSAACVLNDINLLDVPERGNQLYILNNNVKRLYEIVKVQWKEQWVHFNVGAHPRQWASQLLANIGRQAVLSDPSDHSTGQAPNTQFVCLNVGDDDGLPFEYYFRAVAFQRKMHGTDGTLVFVALCETLTGTVCKLLNAPAEHIYTVQRHDDPATNFVLLQLCNHTIVSAELDIFPALLRDEGTTVIYERYTDDLLMELTNLKENWYPML; this is encoded by the exons ATGATGCGTCAGCTGTGCAGCCTATGTCGGTTAGTGTTGCAGGCCAGTCGCAAACACGCCAAGCCTCTCATACTGATCACATCGTTCGTCGTGTTTGTCTGGCTAATCCTCGACACGGTACACCGGCCAGAGTTTGTACGTCAGAACAATCCCCCCACCGGTGACACAGATCGTTGGGATGAAACGAACGTGCACCACTTCCTGACGCTGCTCGACATCGATCCGAACGCTACGGCATCGAAGGCAGactgctggccgccgaccAGCGGTGGTATGCTGGTGTCGGCGTTCGCCGGGAGCTCCCTGGTCGAAAACCTGTGGCACTACTTCTCGCTAATCGCTGTCATTGCGAACCTGCGAACAATGGCTCCCTCTGGCTACACCGTGCAAGGGCTGCTCACCCGATCTGCCCGCGACCAATTGCGCCAGATGTTCGTCAG CATACCGTACGTAGTGATCGATGAGCGTACGTTTGACTGCTACGATCTTAGCGCTGCGTGCGTTCTGAACGATATTAATCTTCTAGATGTGCCAGAACGCGGCAATCAACTGTACATCCTTAACAACAACGTTAAACGATTGTATGAAATCGTCAAAGTGCAGTGGAAGGAGCAATGGGTTCACTTCAA CGTTGGCGCACACCCTCGACAGTGGGCGTCCCAACTACTTGCCAACATTGGTCGTCAGGCAGTACTGTCCGATCCGAGCGACCACAGCACCGGCCAGGCACCGAACACACAGTTTGTGTGCCTGAATGtcggcgatgacgatgggcTTCCGTTCGAGTACTACTTCCGAGCGGTTGCCTTCCAGCGCAAAATGCACGGCACCGATGGCACACTGGTGTTCGTGGCGCTTTGCGAAACGCTGACCGGAACCGTGTGCAAGCTACTGAACGCCCCGGCGGAGCACATCTACACCGTGCAGCGGCACGACGATCCGGCCACTAATTTCGTGCTGTTGCAGCTATGCAACCATACGATCGTGTCAGCTGAGTTAGATATTTTCCCAGCGCTACTACGCGACGAGGGAACGACGGTCATTTACGAGCGGTACACCGATGATCTGCTGATGGAGCTGACAAACCTCAAGGAGAACTGGTATCCAATGCTCTGA